The following is a genomic window from Acidobacteriota bacterium.
GCGCCGTCTGCCGTATCTCATCGGCATCCGAAGCCTCGGGCGCCATCTTCAGGTAGTCATCGAAATCAGCGAGCGCGCCGCGCGTCTGTCCCAGATTGAAGCGCAGCACCGCGCGCTGCTTCACGTCCTCCGCCGAGCGTGGATAGATGGCCAGCACCAGGTCCACCACCGGCAGCGCGCGCCGCAGGTCGCGTCGCGAAAGATAGATGGTCTTCAGGTTGGAGAGCATGCGCACCAGGATCTGGCGCCGCGTGATGGCGACGAGCATCTCGGGAGCGAGCCGCATGCCGCCGCCATAGATCTGGTCAAGCCGCTCCTGGCAATCTTCCGGCGTGAGCAGTTGTCCCTGGTGAAAGGGATCGAGCACCAACTGGCGGCCCTCAGCGTTGTAATGCTTGAGCAGGAAGTGGCCGGGCATGCCGATGCCGAAGAGGGGAAAGCCGACGCGGCGCGCGACCTCCATATAAAGCAGCGCGAGGGTGATGGGGATGCCTAGCTTGCGATCGAGCACATCGTTCACGAACGAGTTGCGCGGATCGTAGTAGTCGTCGATGTTGCCGCGAAAACCTTCTTCCTCGAACAGGACTTCATTGAGCGCACCGATGGTCACGTCTTCGTCAGCCTCGACGCCGTCCGCGCGATCTTCGGCGATCTTCGCGGCTGCGCGCGCGGCGAGCGCGTCCACCTTGGCGATGTAGGGCTTGACCTCGAGCGCGGGGTATTCGAGGCGCGCGATGGCCAGCGCGGCGCACAGCAGGTCGATCTTGTCGTCCTCGACCTGCTGGCCCACGAGCGCGGCGAAGTATTCGGCGATGGCGGCGTGGCTGCGCACGCCATCATTATCGTCCATCCGCGAGACCCAGGAAACCCAGACAGGAGGAAGGGAGGAGGCGAGGAAAAACCGAGGCTAAAAGAACAAAACAGAACACAAAACAGAAAATACGAACTTCCTCCTGTCCTCCCCTCCCCCTGTTGTGGTTTGACTTGCGACGTGTGACCTACTTCGGGTCGGTGATAAGGCGCGCGGCTTTCTGGAAGGTCACGTAGCTCCATGCCCACTCCGTCATCACCATCGCGCGATTGCGGAAGCCGATGAGGGAGAAGAGATGGATGACCAGCCACGCCACCCATGCGACGATGCCGGAGATGTGCACTTTGCCGAATTCGGCGACGGCGGCGGCGCGTCCGATGGTAGCCAGGCTCCCCTTGTCCACGTACTCAAAGTCGCGTCGCGGCTTGTGCTCGAGATCGCGGATGATGTTCTTCGCCGTCCACCTTCCCATCTGGATGGCGGCCGGCGCCACGCCCGGCACGGGATGTCCGTCCGCTCGCTTGATCGACGCCAGGTCACCGATCACGAAGACGTCGGGATGTCCGGGGAGCGAGAGGTCAGGACCGACCACCACGCGTCCGCAGTGGTCGGTGGGCACGCCCAGCAGTTTTCCCAACGGCGAAGCTTGTACGCCCGCGGCCCAGAGCACCACCGCCGCCGGCAGGCGTTCTTCGTCCTTCCCGATGAATACGGCGTCGGCTTCTACGCGGGTGACCTGCGCGCCCGTCCGCACCTCGACGCCGAGCGCGCGCAACTGTTCTTCCGCGCTGCGCGATAGGTCCTCGGGATAACTGGGCAGCACGTGCGGCCCGCCTTCGAGC
Proteins encoded in this region:
- a CDS encoding transglutaminase-like domain-containing protein; its protein translation is MDDNDGVRSHAAIAEYFAALVGQQVEDDKIDLLCAALAIARLEYPALEVKPYIAKVDALAARAAAKIAEDRADGVEADEDVTIGALNEVLFEEEGFRGNIDDYYDPRNSFVNDVLDRKLGIPITLALLYMEVARRVGFPLFGIGMPGHFLLKHYNAEGRQLVLDPFHQGQLLTPEDCQERLDQIYGGGMRLAPEMLVAITRRQILVRMLSNLKTIYLSRRDLRRALPVVDLVLAIYPRSAEDVKQRAVLRFNLGQTRGALADFDDYLKMAPEASDADEIRQTALAIRRQNAQMN
- a CDS encoding NAD(P)/FAD-dependent oxidoreductase, producing MQTESSPRVVIVGGGFGGLYAAQALRNAPVAVTLIDRKNHHSFQPLLYQVATAGLSPGDIAKPIREILRHQKNAEVLMAAVTGFDLARKQVTLTGGEHPYDYLIIAAGARHSYFGHDDWEKFAPGLKTLEDALEMRRRILTAFEKAELEADVAGAQGPLNFVIIGAGPTGVELAGALAEVAGKSLARDFRRIDPSKARILLLEGGPHVLPSYPEDLSRSAEEQLRALGVEVRTGAQVTRVEADAVFIGKDEERLPAAVVLWAAGVQASPLGKLLGVPTDHCGRVVVGPDLSLPGHPDVFVIGDLASIKRADGHPVPGVAPAAIQMGRWTAKNIIRDLEHKPRRDFEYVDKGSLATIGRAAAVAEFGKVHISGIVAWVAWLVIHLFSLIGFRNRAMVMTEWAWSYVTFQKAARLITDPK